One window from the genome of Streptomyces cadmiisoli encodes:
- a CDS encoding amidohydrolase family protein, with protein sequence MIETPSLVDQYCHGVLRTELGLGTFEAQLSRTEGPPAPGTTLFDTQTGFAVRRWCPPLLGLEPHCAPARYLARRRELGVLEADRRLLRGSGITTYLVDTGLPGDLTGPAEMASASTAEAREIVRLELLAEQVADTSGTVESFLANLAESVHGAAAGAVAFTSVAGVRHGLALAPEPPGPGEVRGAAGRWLAGRRVGGELSDPVLLRHLLWIAVASGLPLQLHAGLGQPGLRIDRTDPVLLTDFVRATAGMGTDLVLLHGYPYHRHAAHLAGVFPHVYADSGAALVRTGARAATVLAEILELAPFGKILFSSGAQGLPELHVVGAHLFREALGRVLGTWVSEGAWSLADAERVAGLIAAGNAQRVYGLE encoded by the coding sequence ATGATCGAAACGCCGTCCCTGGTGGACCAGTACTGCCACGGCGTCCTGAGAACAGAGCTGGGCCTCGGCACCTTCGAGGCCCAGCTGTCGCGCACCGAGGGCCCGCCGGCCCCCGGCACCACCCTTTTCGACACGCAGACCGGCTTCGCCGTGCGCAGATGGTGCCCGCCGCTGCTCGGCCTGGAGCCGCACTGCGCGCCCGCCCGCTACCTCGCCCGGCGCCGCGAACTCGGCGTACTGGAGGCGGACCGGCGGCTGCTGCGCGGCAGCGGCATCACCACCTACCTGGTCGACACCGGACTGCCCGGCGACCTCACCGGCCCCGCCGAGATGGCGAGCGCGTCGACCGCCGAGGCACGGGAGATCGTCCGGCTGGAGCTGCTGGCCGAGCAGGTCGCCGACACCTCCGGCACCGTCGAGTCGTTCCTCGCCAACCTCGCCGAGTCGGTGCACGGAGCCGCGGCCGGCGCCGTGGCCTTCACCTCCGTGGCGGGCGTACGGCACGGGCTCGCGCTCGCGCCCGAACCGCCGGGGCCGGGCGAGGTCCGGGGCGCGGCGGGCCGCTGGCTGGCCGGACGCCGGGTGGGCGGGGAACTGAGCGACCCGGTGCTGCTGCGCCATCTGCTGTGGATCGCGGTCGCCTCCGGCCTGCCCCTCCAGCTCCACGCCGGACTCGGGCAACCGGGGCTGCGCATCGACCGGACGGACCCGGTGCTGCTCACCGACTTCGTGCGGGCGACCGCCGGGATGGGCACCGACCTCGTCCTGCTGCACGGCTACCCCTACCACCGCCACGCCGCCCACCTCGCCGGGGTCTTCCCGCACGTCTACGCCGACTCCGGCGCCGCGCTGGTCCGCACGGGAGCGCGGGCCGCCACCGTGCTCGCCGAGATCCTGGAGCTCGCCCCCTTCGGCAAGATCCTCTTCTCCAGCGGCGCCCAGGGGCTGCCCGAACTGCACGTCGTCGGGGCACATCTGTTCCGGGAGGCACTCGGACGGGTGCTCGGCACCTGGGTCTCGGAGGGCGCGTGGTCGCTGGCCGACGCGGAGCGGGTCGCCGGTCTGATCGCGGCGGGGAACGCGCAGCGGGTGTACGGGCTGGAATGA
- a CDS encoding nucleotidyltransferase domain-containing protein — protein sequence MPTDALLERFLTELKVLAPRAVWAHGSLAGGDYQEGRSDLDLIAVLPGPVTPGVLWRVAVLHNRLRAQPLAGGLHCSYLAPAALDDPRRAHPTWAHRCLMRRPVTPVTRRELHTFGRVLHGAPPVGLLPPVSDRELGDFVVRDQLEFWRPAVRKARLWTQDAWVDVGLTTFARATVTVREGRLIGKREALDVLPGLGAPAEVVDDIRRRRYGDPAPPAEEWTLRRGELTRDYLGSAIDALVAAYS from the coding sequence ATGCCGACCGACGCCCTGCTCGAACGGTTCCTCACGGAACTGAAGGTGCTCGCCCCCCGTGCCGTGTGGGCACACGGATCGCTGGCCGGCGGTGACTACCAGGAGGGCCGCAGCGACCTCGATCTGATCGCGGTGCTCCCCGGCCCCGTGACGCCCGGCGTGCTCTGGCGGGTGGCGGTGCTGCACAACCGGCTGCGCGCCCAGCCGCTCGCCGGGGGACTGCACTGCTCGTACCTCGCCCCCGCGGCCCTGGACGACCCCCGGCGAGCGCATCCGACATGGGCCCACCGGTGTCTGATGCGCCGGCCGGTCACCCCTGTCACCCGCCGTGAACTGCACACCTTCGGCCGGGTCCTGCACGGGGCACCGCCGGTGGGACTGCTCCCACCGGTGTCCGACCGCGAACTCGGCGACTTCGTCGTGCGCGACCAGCTGGAGTTCTGGCGGCCGGCGGTGCGCAAGGCGCGGCTGTGGACGCAGGACGCCTGGGTCGACGTGGGCCTGACGACCTTCGCCCGCGCCACCGTCACCGTGCGGGAGGGCCGGCTCATCGGCAAGCGGGAGGCACTGGACGTGCTGCCCGGCCTCGGGGCACCGGCCGAGGTGGTCGACGACATCCGGCGCCGGCGGTACGGGGATCCGGCGCCGCCCGCCGAGGAGTGGACCCTGCGGCGCGGCGAGCTGACCCGGGACTACCTGGGGTCGGCCATCGACGCGCTGGTCGCGGCGTACTCCTGA
- a CDS encoding COX15/CtaA family protein produces MVGVPNVTRARAAAAVRNPLAFIAARWTPAPRTVQRAALAALVMSVLIVVTGGAVRLTGSGLGCPTWPKCTSDSLTATREMGLHGAIEFGNRLLTYVLCAAVGWAIIAARSRKPYRRGLTRLGWAQFWVVMSNAVLGGIVVLVGLNPYTVAAHFMATTALITVAAVMWQRSREGDAPPRQLVGTAVRQLVWCMVAVTALLIVVGTVVTGAGPHAGDSSDVPRMPVDWETVSKLHAVLAWIVVTLTFALWFVLKAVAAPKAPLDRTRDLFLILLAQGVIGYVQYFTDLPEVLVGLHMFGSCLVWIGVLRVLLSLRERPELESADVPAPAAQEYAATSASMADPR; encoded by the coding sequence ATGGTCGGCGTGCCAAACGTGACCCGCGCCCGAGCGGCAGCCGCCGTACGCAACCCCCTCGCCTTCATCGCCGCGCGCTGGACCCCCGCACCCCGGACGGTTCAGCGGGCGGCCCTCGCCGCGCTCGTCATGTCGGTGCTGATCGTGGTCACCGGCGGCGCGGTACGGCTGACCGGCTCCGGCCTCGGCTGCCCGACCTGGCCCAAGTGCACCTCCGACTCGCTCACCGCGACCCGGGAGATGGGCCTGCACGGCGCCATCGAGTTCGGCAACCGCCTGCTGACGTACGTGCTGTGCGCGGCCGTCGGCTGGGCGATCATCGCCGCGCGTTCCCGCAAGCCCTACCGGCGCGGACTGACCCGGCTGGGCTGGGCGCAGTTCTGGGTCGTGATGAGCAACGCGGTGCTCGGCGGCATCGTGGTGCTCGTCGGTCTGAACCCGTACACGGTGGCGGCCCACTTCATGGCCACGACCGCGCTCATCACGGTCGCCGCGGTCATGTGGCAGCGCTCCAGGGAGGGTGACGCGCCGCCGCGGCAGCTGGTCGGAACGGCCGTGCGGCAGCTGGTGTGGTGCATGGTCGCGGTGACGGCGCTGCTGATCGTGGTGGGCACGGTGGTCACCGGCGCGGGCCCGCACGCGGGCGACTCCAGCGATGTGCCGCGCATGCCGGTGGACTGGGAGACCGTCAGCAAGCTGCACGCCGTGCTGGCGTGGATCGTGGTGACGCTCACCTTCGCCCTGTGGTTCGTCCTCAAGGCGGTCGCCGCTCCGAAGGCCCCGCTCGACCGCACCCGCGACCTGTTCCTGATCCTGCTCGCCCAGGGCGTCATCGGCTACGTCCAGTACTTCACGGACCTGCCCGAGGTACTGGTCGGCCTGCACATGTTCGGCTCGTGCCTGGTGTGGATCGGGGTGCTGCGGGTGCTGCTGTCGCTGCGCGAACGCCCGGAGCTCGAGTCGGCCGACGTGCCGGCCCCGGCGGCTCAGGAGTACGCCGCGACCAGCGCGTCGATGGCCGACCCCAGGTAG